One region of Eleutherodactylus coqui strain aEleCoq1 chromosome 5, aEleCoq1.hap1, whole genome shotgun sequence genomic DNA includes:
- the XPA gene encoding DNA repair protein complementing XP-A cells, with protein MDAEPVTAPEPVTAPEPVTDPQPDEEKQLPAAVRARIERNRQRALMLRQARLASRPYPTGEGISAMKALPKIVDSGGGFFIEEEAAEEKTVENIVHEPGPVLEFDYLFCEECGKDFMDSYLSNHFDLAVCDACRDSDEKHKLITRTEAKKEYLLKDCDIDQREPVLKYILKKNPHNSHWGDMKLYLKLQIVKRSLEVWGTEEALEEAKEERQDNRDKVKQKKFDKKVKELRRAVRSSLWRKDASGHQHEYGPEEHVEEDMYKKTCTTCGHQLNYEKM; from the exons ATGGACGCCGAGCCAGTGACGGCCCCCGAACCAGTGACGGCCCCCGAGCCAGTGACGGACCCTCAGCCTGATGAAGAGAAGCAATTGCCAGCGGCTGTTCGGGCGAGGATAGAGCGAAACAGACAAAGAGCATTGATGCTAAGACAAGCCCGACTTGCCAGCAGACCGTACCCGACTGGTGAAG GGATTTCTGCTATGAAGGCGCTTCCGAAGATTGTAGATTCAGGCGGAGGATTCTTTATAGAGGAAGAAGCAGCAGAAGAGAAAACCGTAGAGAATATCGTACATGAGCCTG GTCCAGTCCTAGAATTTGATTATCTGTTTTGTGAGGAGTGCGGCAAAGACTTTATGGATTCCTACTTGAGCAATCACTTTGATTTGGCTGTTTGCGATGCATGCAG AGATTCAGACGAAAAACATAAACTCATCACAAGGACCGAAGCCAAGAAAGAGTATTTACTGAAGGACTGCGATATCGATCAAAGGGAACCTGTGCTAAAGtatattttaaagaaaaaccCTCACAATTCTCATTGGGGTGACATGAAACTCTACTTGAAACTGCAG ATCGTTAAACGCTCCTTAGAAGTGTGGGGAACCGAAGAAGCTCTAGAAGAAGCCAAAGAGGAGCGGCAAGACAATAGAGATAAGGTGAAGCAAAAGAAATTTGACAAGAAAGTAAAAG AACTCCGTCGTGCTGTAAGGAGCAGCTTATGGAGAAAAGATGCCAGCGGCCATCAACACGAGTATGGTCCAGAGGAACATGTTGAAGAGGACATGTATAAGAAGACGTGTACAACGTGTGGTCATCAATTAAATTATGAGAAAATGTGA